Proteins encoded together in one Ralstonia insidiosa window:
- a CDS encoding Hsp20/alpha crystallin family protein: MSDLFFGTDLLGEFDRLQRQMASLFAGGPASLRATRIGTFPPVNIGSTDDAVVIVAFAPGLDPAQIDVSIDKGLLSISGERKRPDVELTEDTRVYADERFVGPFRRVIELPQDVDPEKVNARYVNGCLTITVGKSEASKPRQITVQG; encoded by the coding sequence ATGAGCGATCTGTTTTTTGGCACCGATCTGCTGGGCGAATTTGACCGCCTGCAACGGCAGATGGCCAGCCTCTTCGCGGGGGGACCCGCAAGCCTGCGCGCAACGCGCATCGGCACCTTCCCTCCTGTCAACATTGGCAGCACCGACGACGCCGTCGTCATCGTCGCATTTGCTCCGGGGCTCGATCCCGCGCAAATCGATGTCTCGATCGACAAGGGGCTGCTGAGCATCAGTGGTGAGCGCAAGCGGCCCGATGTCGAGCTTACGGAGGACACGCGCGTCTACGCAGACGAGCGCTTCGTGGGCCCCTTCCGCCGCGTGATCGAACTGCCACAGGACGTCGACCCGGAGAAAGTCAATGCACGCTATGTCAACGGCTGTCTAACGATCACTGTCGGCAAATCTGAGGCGTCAAAGCCTCGCCAGATCACCGTGCAAGGCTGA
- a CDS encoding MerR family transcriptional regulator, translating to MQHEDNATPRYRSGTAARMAKMPVSTLRVWEQRYGVISPAKSESGQRLYSGEDVKRLTLLRSLVNQGHAIGAIAHAASAELEQLLETSSAAEAPQPPQAHAVISLAVCGSLLAERVRRRKGTLASLGLDPITELPAIDGQTPLEPPPHTDALIVEAASLQPETAEAILAAARSSGASAVGVIYSFGTVRSTDMLRAAGVRLYREPNAHSELDQILQELSQLVRVDAVYAKLQPLRRNARRFTDRQLEIFANASQTIACECPRHLVALIRQLDAFERFSDGCAVRSSLDEQLHRHLGDVANRARLMLEDAMEFAIRAETMHPPAS from the coding sequence GTGCAGCACGAAGACAACGCAACGCCCCGGTATCGCAGCGGAACCGCCGCCCGCATGGCCAAGATGCCTGTATCCACGCTCCGCGTGTGGGAACAGCGCTATGGCGTGATCTCGCCGGCTAAGTCGGAGTCCGGACAGCGTTTGTATTCCGGGGAGGACGTCAAACGGCTCACGCTCCTAAGGTCTCTTGTGAATCAGGGGCACGCCATCGGTGCGATCGCGCATGCTGCCAGCGCCGAGCTTGAGCAACTGCTCGAAACGTCCAGCGCGGCTGAAGCGCCTCAGCCACCCCAAGCCCACGCAGTCATTTCGCTTGCCGTCTGCGGCTCACTATTGGCGGAGCGCGTGCGGCGCAGGAAAGGCACCCTTGCGTCGCTGGGTCTCGATCCGATTACCGAGCTGCCAGCCATCGACGGACAGACGCCGCTGGAGCCACCGCCGCACACAGACGCATTGATTGTGGAAGCCGCGTCGTTGCAGCCCGAAACGGCCGAAGCCATCCTGGCCGCGGCACGCAGCTCGGGCGCCAGCGCCGTTGGCGTGATCTACAGCTTCGGCACGGTGCGCTCCACCGACATGCTTCGTGCCGCAGGCGTGCGGCTGTATCGAGAGCCAAACGCACATAGCGAACTCGATCAGATCCTGCAGGAACTGTCGCAGCTGGTGCGTGTGGACGCGGTCTACGCAAAGCTGCAGCCCTTGCGGCGTAACGCGCGCCGCTTTACGGACCGCCAGCTAGAGATTTTTGCCAACGCGTCGCAGACGATCGCTTGCGAATGCCCGCGCCACCTTGTTGCGCTGATCCGCCAGCTCGATGCATTCGAGCGCTTCAGCGATGGCTGCGCGGTGCGGTCTTCGCTCGACGAACAACTCCATCGGCACCTCGGCGATGTCGCCAACCGCGCCCGGCTGATGCTTGAAGACGCGATGGAGTTCGCCATTCGCGCGGAAACGATGCATCCACCTGCGAGTTAG
- a CDS encoding alpha/beta fold hydrolase, giving the protein MKAEPTLVMIPCFAGAPWQLDQLSGLQGRAMRTLRLPDDVRELEKLADFILDQVKDLERYVLVGDSYGAVSSIAVATRQPKGLQGLVISGGFAKSPITSPLLKTLAGLAPFFPGPFYRQTTLRFHAAQLASTFDKEGEIPWSTGKSRAFFIKETPHKAYVNRIRSIETADYTAQLKKINVPTLILTPEEDKLIGKEAAGILLNGIKGAQEVVMPRTGHMFRFSHPGAYSREIRKFLERASL; this is encoded by the coding sequence ATGAAAGCAGAGCCCACCTTGGTCATGATCCCTTGCTTTGCCGGAGCCCCGTGGCAGCTTGACCAGTTGAGCGGCTTGCAGGGTCGCGCCATGCGCACCTTACGTTTGCCGGACGACGTGCGCGAACTGGAAAAATTGGCCGACTTCATCCTTGACCAGGTGAAGGACCTCGAGCGCTATGTGCTGGTTGGCGACTCATACGGCGCGGTCTCCTCCATCGCGGTGGCGACGCGGCAGCCGAAAGGCCTTCAGGGCCTGGTGATCTCCGGTGGTTTTGCCAAGAGCCCGATCACGTCGCCCTTGCTCAAGACGCTGGCAGGGCTTGCACCCTTCTTTCCCGGGCCGTTTTACCGGCAGACGACCCTTCGGTTCCATGCAGCGCAGTTGGCTTCGACCTTTGACAAGGAGGGGGAGATTCCTTGGTCTACTGGAAAGAGTCGCGCCTTCTTCATCAAGGAGACGCCCCACAAAGCCTACGTCAACCGCATCCGCTCGATCGAGACAGCGGACTATACGGCCCAGTTGAAGAAGATCAACGTCCCCACGCTGATCCTGACGCCCGAGGAAGACAAGCTGATCGGCAAAGAAGCCGCGGGAATCCTCCTGAACGGCATCAAGGGCGCGCAGGAAGTCGTCATGCCGCGCACCGGCCACATGTTCAGGTTCTCGCATCCTGGCGCCTACTCTCGTGAGATCAGGAAGTTTCTGGAGCGGGCATCGCTTTAA
- a CDS encoding fasciclin domain-containing protein: protein MKKHQLTGLSGVLLSLAILSGGYAAVAAAAMGDGEATVMVGGAPMYPSKNIVQNAVNSKDHTTLVAAVKAGGLVDTLSGPGPFTVFAPTNEAFAALPAGTVDNLLKPESKSTLVKVLTYHVVPGRLSAQDLMKAVSDGGGKATLKTVEGDALTVMQKGNNLFVTDDKGGVATVTIGNVYQSNGVIHVVDKVLLP from the coding sequence ATGAAAAAGCATCAATTGACTGGGTTGTCTGGTGTTCTGCTTTCTCTCGCAATCTTGTCTGGCGGCTATGCTGCCGTAGCAGCGGCCGCCATGGGTGATGGCGAAGCGACCGTGATGGTGGGCGGGGCGCCGATGTATCCGTCCAAGAACATCGTTCAGAACGCTGTGAATTCGAAGGATCACACGACGCTCGTGGCCGCCGTGAAGGCGGGCGGGCTGGTCGATACGCTGTCCGGGCCGGGGCCGTTCACCGTGTTTGCACCAACCAACGAAGCGTTCGCGGCGCTGCCTGCCGGCACGGTCGACAACCTGCTGAAGCCCGAGAGCAAGTCGACCTTGGTCAAAGTGCTGACCTATCACGTCGTACCTGGCCGGCTCTCTGCGCAGGACCTCATGAAGGCAGTCTCGGATGGCGGTGGCAAAGCCACCCTCAAGACCGTTGAGGGGGATGCACTCACCGTCATGCAGAAGGGTAATAACCTGTTTGTCACTGACGACAAGGGCGGTGTCGCCACCGTGACGATCGGCAATGTGTACCAATCGAACGGCGTGATTCACGTTGTGGACAAGGTGCTCCTGCCGTAA
- a CDS encoding DUF1295 domain-containing protein: MSVFGVAIIALLFLMAVFSAVWAWQLPNENAGMIDPVWAFSLGVVALLYAWLGTGAEQARVLVGVGGAVWGCRLGWHLWRRNFGKPEDARYRKLREEWGAAAPRKMFGFFQLQAAVSMFLSIAFAVPSYRPESPSMFAMAAAVMLWGIAVVGEALADRQLRRFAADPAHRGKTCRVGLWRYSRHPNYFFECVHWLAYVPLAIGAPGAWLTLLPPVAMAWLLVKVSGVPMLEAHMRATRDDYAEYARTTSVLIPWPPRH, from the coding sequence ATGTCGGTATTTGGTGTTGCCATCATTGCGCTGTTGTTTCTGATGGCCGTGTTCAGTGCCGTGTGGGCGTGGCAGTTGCCCAACGAGAACGCCGGCATGATCGACCCGGTGTGGGCATTTTCGCTCGGCGTGGTGGCATTGCTCTATGCGTGGCTCGGTACGGGGGCTGAGCAGGCGCGCGTACTGGTCGGCGTGGGTGGTGCGGTATGGGGGTGCCGACTCGGTTGGCACTTGTGGCGCCGCAATTTTGGTAAGCCGGAAGACGCGCGCTATCGCAAGCTACGTGAGGAATGGGGCGCAGCGGCACCGAGGAAGATGTTCGGCTTCTTCCAGCTGCAGGCCGCGGTGTCGATGTTCCTCTCGATTGCGTTTGCCGTGCCGAGCTACCGGCCCGAATCGCCAAGCATGTTCGCCATGGCGGCTGCAGTCATGCTGTGGGGGATCGCGGTGGTCGGGGAAGCATTGGCCGACAGGCAGCTGCGCAGGTTTGCCGCCGATCCGGCCCACCGCGGCAAGACGTGCCGAGTGGGGCTGTGGCGCTACTCGCGGCATCCGAACTACTTCTTTGAATGCGTGCATTGGCTCGCCTATGTGCCGTTGGCGATTGGCGCGCCGGGAGCGTGGCTGACGCTGCTGCCACCGGTGGCGATGGCGTGGCTGCTCGTGAAGGTCTCGGGCGTTCCCATGCTGGAAGCCCACATGCGCGCCACGCGCGACGACTACGCCGAGTACGCGCGTACCACGAGCGTTCTGATCCCCTGGCCGCCACGCCATTGA
- the folE gene encoding GTP cyclohydrolase I, with protein sequence MKLTLDPPGLAGAVGSVPLSVRIRERLMSAGHRFHANDNIAAYLRDGELDLLQAEVEERLQAVLRALVIDVEQDHNTRETARRVAKMFVREVFAGRYVAAPEVTAFPNVERLNELMVVGPLRVRSACSHHLCPVMGRAWVGVMPSQDSQLIGLSKYARLIDWVMSRPQIQEEAIKQIADLLEERMAPDGLAVVLEAEHYCMHWRGTKDDQSRMVSSVMRGVFLTDPNLRREFLALLPGRSQG encoded by the coding sequence ATGAAGCTCACTTTAGACCCGCCCGGACTTGCCGGGGCGGTGGGTAGCGTGCCGCTCTCTGTCCGGATTCGGGAGCGATTGATGAGCGCCGGCCATCGCTTTCATGCGAACGACAACATCGCCGCCTACCTGCGCGATGGCGAGCTCGATCTTCTCCAGGCAGAAGTCGAGGAGCGTCTGCAAGCAGTGCTGCGCGCGCTCGTCATCGACGTGGAGCAGGACCACAACACCCGGGAAACCGCTCGCCGTGTGGCCAAGATGTTCGTGCGAGAGGTCTTTGCGGGGCGCTATGTCGCGGCGCCTGAGGTGACGGCGTTCCCGAATGTGGAGCGGCTCAATGAACTGATGGTTGTGGGGCCGCTGCGGGTGCGCAGCGCATGCTCGCACCATCTGTGTCCGGTGATGGGGCGCGCGTGGGTCGGCGTCATGCCCAGTCAAGATTCGCAGCTGATCGGGCTATCCAAGTACGCACGGCTGATCGACTGGGTCATGAGCCGCCCGCAGATCCAGGAAGAGGCCATCAAACAGATTGCCGATTTGCTGGAAGAGCGGATGGCGCCCGATGGTCTGGCTGTGGTTCTGGAGGCCGAACACTACTGTATGCACTGGCGCGGCACGAAAGACGACCAATCGCGCATGGTCAGCAGTGTGATGCGCGGCGTGTTTCTGACAGACCCGAACCTGCGGCGCGAATTTCTTGCGCTGCTGCCCGGCCGCAGCCAGGGGTGA
- a CDS encoding sigma-70 family RNA polymerase sigma factor: MPSTLRYAQGVRCASDAVGIPLSHPVAGNRGTRNLMHVVGASLLESEDSISARQNGGREHLVQLLKQTAEGSRPAFAELYTLTSPKLYSLAYGILRSSGEAEDVLQEIYVAIWQRADQFDPGRGTAMTWLISLARNKAIDRLRQARETAGEETDWTHIIDEQATPPEAAGMTQERRRLEGCIQKLEARQRGVIVEAFYTGASYPDLAARLSVPIGTMKSWVRRSLLQLKTCLEQQP; this comes from the coding sequence ATGCCATCCACACTTCGCTATGCTCAGGGCGTTCGTTGCGCGAGCGATGCGGTTGGTATACCTTTGTCGCATCCTGTTGCGGGCAACCGAGGCACGCGAAATCTTATGCACGTTGTCGGAGCATCTTTGCTCGAGTCTGAGGACTCAATATCTGCGCGCCAGAATGGTGGTCGGGAACATTTAGTTCAACTCCTCAAGCAGACCGCAGAAGGCAGCCGCCCAGCCTTTGCCGAGCTTTACACCCTCACGTCGCCCAAACTCTATTCGCTCGCGTACGGCATTCTTCGCAGCTCGGGTGAAGCGGAGGACGTGCTCCAGGAAATCTATGTCGCCATCTGGCAACGCGCCGATCAATTTGATCCTGGCCGAGGAACGGCTATGACGTGGCTGATTTCGCTGGCGAGAAACAAGGCGATCGATCGCCTTCGTCAGGCTCGCGAGACAGCAGGAGAAGAGACTGACTGGACGCACATCATCGACGAGCAAGCGACGCCGCCGGAGGCGGCGGGTATGACTCAGGAGCGCCGGCGTCTGGAGGGTTGTATTCAAAAGCTTGAAGCGCGGCAGCGAGGCGTGATCGTCGAAGCGTTTTATACGGGCGCGAGCTACCCAGATCTCGCAGCGCGACTGAGCGTGCCCATCGGTACGATGAAGAGTTGGGTGCGGCGCAGTCTGCTGCAGTTGAAGACGTGCCTGGAGCAACAGCCATGA
- a CDS encoding SAM-dependent methyltransferase: protein MTATQSLAWVPSHVPAAGRLFVALAGRLRHGFFHLVTPDGEMHIGNAGSPLLADLRILDWRACARILRSGDVGFAEAYRDGWIDSGNLTSLLRLAIVNAATLDQAIFGNALARSLLRLRHLLRRNSRRGSRRNIHLHYDLGNDFYRLWLDEGMAYSSAWFNGNVHGSLADAQTAKYQRACDLLRVGPGMDVLEIGCGWGGLMEMACGRGARVHGITLSEEQRRYTAARLAGEPQARVELRDYRDLDAAYDAIASIEMFEAVGESYWATYFQTLARCLRHGGRALVQSITIDAAHFERYRSGTDFIQQFIFPGGMLPSRERFIRLAEQHGMRVIDRLDFGGDYAETLRRWSQRFEARLDAVRSLGFDDAFIRIWRLYFAYCEAGFEEGRIGVSQFLLERG from the coding sequence ATGACCGCCACGCAGTCCCTTGCCTGGGTACCGTCCCATGTTCCCGCCGCAGGGCGTCTTTTCGTGGCGCTGGCCGGTCGGTTGCGGCACGGCTTCTTCCACCTTGTCACGCCCGACGGCGAGATGCACATCGGTAACGCCGGCTCGCCGCTGCTCGCCGATCTGCGCATCCTGGACTGGCGCGCTTGTGCACGCATCTTGCGAAGCGGCGATGTGGGCTTTGCCGAGGCCTATCGCGACGGATGGATCGATTCGGGCAACCTGACGAGCCTGCTGCGTTTAGCGATCGTCAACGCTGCCACGCTAGACCAGGCAATCTTCGGGAATGCGCTTGCGCGCTCGCTCCTGCGCCTGCGCCACCTCCTGCGCAGGAACAGCCGCCGTGGCAGTCGCCGCAATATCCACTTGCATTACGACCTGGGTAACGATTTTTATCGGCTCTGGCTTGACGAGGGCATGGCGTACTCGTCGGCGTGGTTCAACGGCAACGTACACGGCAGTCTGGCCGATGCGCAGACTGCCAAGTATCAGCGCGCATGCGATCTGCTGAGGGTCGGGCCGGGTATGGATGTGCTTGAGATCGGTTGCGGCTGGGGCGGTCTCATGGAGATGGCCTGTGGGCGGGGCGCGCGTGTGCATGGCATCACGCTGTCAGAAGAGCAGCGCCGCTACACGGCAGCGCGCCTTGCTGGTGAGCCGCAGGCCCGCGTCGAGCTGCGCGATTACCGTGATCTTGATGCCGCGTACGACGCCATCGCCTCGATCGAGATGTTCGAGGCGGTGGGCGAGTCCTACTGGGCAACCTATTTTCAGACGCTGGCGCGCTGTCTACGCCATGGCGGTCGGGCCTTGGTACAGAGCATCACCATTGATGCGGCGCATTTCGAGCGCTACCGCTCCGGCACCGATTTCATTCAGCAATTCATCTTCCCGGGTGGCATGCTGCCCAGTCGCGAGCGCTTTATCCGCCTGGCGGAGCAGCACGGCATGCGTGTGATTGACCGGCTCGACTTTGGCGGCGATTACGCTGAGACGCTGCGCCGCTGGAGCCAACGTTTCGAAGCGCGTCTTGATGCGGTGCGCTCGCTCGGCTTTGACGACGCCTTCATCCGCATCTGGCGGCTGTACTTCGCCTATTGCGAGGCCGGCTTCGAAGAGGGGCGGATCGGCGTGTCGCAGTTCCTGCTCGAACGGGGGTGA
- a CDS encoding Hsp20/alpha crystallin family protein produces MNETTQLTTQSQPGNAAASRRQAEQGATRQTPLAPPVDIFENKQGITVYADLPGVPREKLDIRVQDGTLTIDAELMVPTPPGLRLQHGEVRHPHFSRTFVLSPDFDASRIDAQLRDGVLKLTIPRRDEAKPRRIEVHVG; encoded by the coding sequence ATGAATGAGACGACTCAGTTGACCACGCAATCGCAGCCGGGCAATGCGGCTGCTTCACGGCGGCAGGCGGAACAGGGCGCTACGAGGCAGACACCGCTGGCGCCACCAGTCGACATCTTTGAGAACAAGCAGGGGATTACTGTGTATGCCGATCTGCCAGGCGTACCGCGCGAGAAGCTGGATATTCGGGTACAAGACGGCACGCTCACGATCGATGCGGAACTGATGGTGCCCACACCGCCCGGTCTGCGTTTGCAGCATGGCGAAGTCCGGCACCCGCATTTCTCGCGCACCTTTGTGCTCAGCCCCGACTTTGATGCGTCGCGCATCGATGCTCAACTGCGCGACGGTGTGCTCAAGCTGACGATTCCGCGCCGCGACGAAGCCAAGCCACGGCGGATCGAGGTCCACGTCGGCTGA
- a CDS encoding DUF2878 domain-containing protein: MRSHRALLYAIAGQAGWFVCVLSAAHDAAWVGVAFVAILLGLHLWLAREPNRELRLVLWVVVAAAPWETLLIRVGLIDYPHGTLWAGFAPPWLLSLWVLFAIQLNVLFRWLRGRWWLATVLGAVAGPLSFRAGAALGAAQMPDVALTMGVLAAGWALWVPVLVWIGQRSDGTGQLP; encoded by the coding sequence ATGCGTTCCCATCGTGCCCTCCTTTATGCAATTGCCGGACAAGCCGGCTGGTTTGTCTGCGTGCTCAGCGCCGCGCACGATGCCGCGTGGGTTGGCGTCGCCTTCGTCGCGATACTGCTGGGGCTTCATCTGTGGCTAGCCCGCGAGCCGAATAGAGAGTTACGGTTGGTGCTATGGGTGGTCGTGGCTGCGGCGCCTTGGGAGACGTTGCTGATACGCGTCGGACTGATCGACTATCCCCACGGCACACTGTGGGCCGGGTTCGCGCCACCATGGCTGCTTTCGCTCTGGGTGTTGTTCGCGATCCAATTGAATGTCCTCTTTCGTTGGTTGCGTGGCCGGTGGTGGCTGGCAACGGTGTTGGGCGCCGTTGCCGGCCCGTTGTCGTTTCGCGCCGGCGCGGCCCTCGGGGCGGCACAGATGCCGGATGTGGCGCTCACCATGGGTGTGCTGGCCGCCGGCTGGGCGCTGTGGGTGCCTGTGCTGGTATGGATAGGCCAGCGCAGCGACGGAACCGGCCAGTTGCCATGA
- a CDS encoding chalcone isomerase family protein gives MFAKRHLTIRTVVATLCAATSFHAFAACRDTLAPAELSGKGELCIFGFCFYDAQLWSAKIPAGYDAAFALEVTYRRPVTRTRLIKTAIDEIRRIQVPPPSDATLARWQEAMMPAFVDVKPGDTLCGVYLPDRGARFYANGQLTTEVDDPAFARAFFDIWLAPGTRAPALRHHLLGESQ, from the coding sequence ATGTTTGCCAAACGCCATCTGACCATCAGAACCGTGGTCGCCACGCTCTGCGCAGCCACAAGCTTTCATGCCTTTGCGGCTTGCCGTGACACCCTGGCGCCAGCCGAACTTTCGGGCAAGGGCGAACTCTGCATCTTCGGATTCTGCTTCTACGACGCACAGCTCTGGAGTGCAAAAATTCCGGCTGGCTATGATGCCGCTTTCGCGTTGGAAGTCACGTACCGACGCCCTGTCACCAGGACCCGCCTGATCAAAACGGCCATTGATGAGATTCGGCGGATTCAGGTGCCTCCGCCATCCGATGCCACTTTGGCGCGATGGCAGGAGGCGATGATGCCCGCGTTCGTGGACGTGAAGCCCGGCGACACACTGTGCGGCGTCTACCTGCCGGACCGCGGTGCGCGCTTCTATGCCAACGGGCAACTGACGACCGAGGTTGACGACCCGGCCTTTGCCCGCGCCTTCTTCGATATCTGGCTCGCCCCCGGCACCCGGGCACCTGCCCTGCGCCACCATCTGCTGGGCGAGTCACAGTGA
- a CDS encoding SAM-dependent methyltransferase, with protein sequence MTALSTPTIPPRAAAEPSDGWLIQCCERGWLPDGLVCAGMRALMRQRLRDEGIHDGELRSRRFNALLDELQSSPIAIETDAANTQHYELPPAFFEAHLGPQLKYSCALYPTGGETLAEAEEAMFACYAKRAGLADGQCILDLGCGWGSLSLWMAKRYPNARIVALSNSQGQRSWIEARAAERGLTNLSVHTGNIVDFEFADMPKGGRFDRVVSIEMFEHMKNYGLLLGKIARWMRPDAVLFVHIFAHRTLAYHFQVQDGTDWMSKYFFTGGTMPSEALLLHFQDDLRVTRQWWVSGTHYARTAKHWLANLDAARSRLMPVFAQTYGEREAAVWFQRWRMFYLAVSTLFGYAGGNEWGVAHYRFAKR encoded by the coding sequence ATGACTGCACTGTCCACACCCACTATCCCCCCGCGGGCCGCGGCCGAGCCGAGTGACGGCTGGCTCATCCAATGCTGCGAGCGCGGCTGGCTGCCCGATGGGCTGGTGTGCGCGGGCATGCGTGCGCTCATGCGCCAGCGCCTGCGCGACGAGGGTATTCATGACGGCGAGCTGCGATCACGGCGCTTCAACGCCCTGCTCGACGAACTGCAAAGCAGCCCTATCGCAATCGAGACTGATGCGGCAAACACGCAGCACTATGAACTGCCGCCGGCATTCTTCGAGGCGCATCTCGGGCCGCAACTGAAGTACTCGTGCGCGCTGTATCCCACCGGCGGTGAAACGCTGGCTGAGGCAGAAGAGGCCATGTTCGCGTGCTATGCCAAACGGGCGGGTTTGGCAGACGGCCAGTGCATTCTCGATCTGGGCTGCGGCTGGGGCTCGCTGTCGCTGTGGATGGCCAAGCGCTATCCCAATGCGCGCATCGTGGCGCTGTCCAACTCGCAGGGCCAGCGCAGCTGGATCGAAGCGCGCGCCGCGGAGCGTGGCCTGACCAACCTGAGCGTGCACACCGGAAACATCGTCGATTTCGAGTTTGCGGACATGCCAAAAGGTGGCCGATTTGACCGCGTCGTATCGATCGAGATGTTCGAGCATATGAAAAACTACGGGCTGTTGCTTGGCAAGATTGCGCGCTGGATGCGCCCGGATGCCGTGCTGTTCGTGCACATCTTTGCGCACCGCACGCTGGCCTATCACTTCCAGGTACAGGACGGCACCGACTGGATGTCGAAGTATTTCTTCACCGGCGGGACCATGCCGTCGGAGGCGCTGCTGCTGCACTTTCAGGATGACCTGCGTGTCACGAGGCAATGGTGGGTCAGCGGCACGCACTATGCGCGCACGGCCAAGCATTGGTTGGCCAACCTCGATGCTGCCCGCAGCCGCTTGATGCCGGTGTTCGCACAGACCTATGGCGAGCGTGAAGCGGCGGTGTGGTTCCAGCGGTGGCGCATGTTCTACCTGGCGGTGTCGACGCTGTTTGGCTATGCCGGTGGCAACGAGTGGGGGGTCGCGCATTACCGGTTCGCCAAGCGTTAG
- a CDS encoding lipocalin family protein codes for MGTHGQSQGSRVLLRWAGRFSVAALLIACAACSGPPPNPNPRAAVPLQTVPVDLQRYMGRWYVIANIPYFGERGNVGSYAEWALRPDGRIDDAYVYRPGGFDAPFKRMQFVDSVVAGSGGGEWRVRLFWPIYVSQQTLYVDPEYRVTLLGYPDKSLGWVFSRDPDMSDADYRAALNRFEAMGYDTSRFRRVPQFPSQIGQPGFQSPGDDN; via the coding sequence ATGGGAACGCATGGTCAAAGTCAGGGCTCGCGCGTCCTGTTACGTTGGGCGGGCCGCTTTTCGGTGGCCGCACTGCTGATTGCCTGTGCGGCGTGCTCGGGGCCTCCGCCGAATCCCAATCCGCGGGCTGCCGTGCCGCTGCAGACGGTGCCGGTTGATCTCCAGCGCTACATGGGCCGCTGGTATGTCATCGCGAATATCCCGTACTTTGGCGAGCGCGGCAACGTCGGCAGCTACGCCGAGTGGGCGCTGCGGCCCGACGGCCGTATCGACGATGCCTATGTCTACCGCCCCGGCGGTTTCGATGCGCCCTTCAAGCGCATGCAGTTTGTGGATTCGGTGGTAGCGGGCAGCGGCGGTGGCGAGTGGCGCGTGCGCTTGTTCTGGCCGATCTACGTTTCGCAACAGACGCTGTATGTCGACCCGGAATACCGGGTGACGCTCTTGGGCTATCCCGACAAGAGCCTCGGCTGGGTGTTCTCGCGTGACCCCGACATGAGCGATGCCGACTATCGCGCGGCACTCAACCGCTTCGAGGCGATGGGCTACGACACGTCGCGCTTCCGGCGCGTGCCGCAATTCCCGAGCCAGATTGGGCAACCAGGCTTCCAGTCGCCGGGGGACGACAACTAG
- a CDS encoding LysR family transcriptional regulator → MKPLDLTRFDLNLLVVLEALWAERHVGRAAERLHLSQSATSHALSRLRTAFDDPLFIRNPRGIEPTPLTVELMPRVAAVLESVRLVASPRGPFDPGRLQATLSVAATDHAVLTVIAPALAKIQAAAPDAVLKLRPADSETALRMLDAGELDIVLGSGSFAEIPQRFDCQLVHQERFIGIARKGHPALIKRDKKLHMDLDDFARLPHVLVSPRGDTRGAVDDALESLGRTRKVNVTCPSFLAVPFMVGASQSIAVVAERIALQMQETAQLSLFELPLALPTWEVLVIRARGRANEPAVAWLTNMMIAG, encoded by the coding sequence ATGAAGCCCCTGGATCTGACGCGTTTCGATCTCAACCTGCTGGTCGTGCTTGAGGCGCTTTGGGCTGAAAGGCACGTCGGCCGCGCGGCAGAAAGATTGCATTTGTCCCAATCCGCAACCAGCCACGCCCTATCGAGGCTGCGCACAGCCTTTGATGATCCGCTTTTCATTCGTAACCCCCGCGGGATCGAGCCGACGCCGCTGACCGTGGAGTTGATGCCGAGAGTGGCGGCGGTGCTGGAGTCTGTCAGGCTTGTGGCCAGCCCACGTGGCCCGTTCGATCCGGGCCGTTTGCAAGCGACGCTTTCGGTGGCAGCCACCGATCACGCCGTACTGACCGTCATCGCCCCTGCTCTGGCCAAGATCCAGGCCGCCGCACCAGACGCCGTGCTGAAGCTCAGGCCAGCCGATAGCGAAACCGCGCTGCGCATGCTGGACGCCGGCGAACTCGACATCGTGCTGGGGTCGGGCTCCTTTGCCGAGATCCCGCAGCGCTTTGATTGCCAGCTGGTCCATCAGGAACGCTTCATCGGCATCGCGCGCAAGGGCCACCCGGCTCTGATCAAGCGCGACAAGAAGCTGCACATGGACTTGGATGACTTCGCTCGACTGCCCCACGTTCTGGTCTCGCCGCGCGGCGATACACGGGGCGCCGTCGACGATGCGCTGGAGAGCCTCGGCCGCACCCGCAAGGTGAACGTCACCTGCCCCAGCTTTCTGGCGGTTCCGTTCATGGTCGGCGCCTCACAGTCGATTGCCGTGGTTGCAGAGCGAATCGCATTGCAAATGCAGGAGACCGCGCAGCTGAGCCTTTTTGAATTGCCCTTGGCGCTCCCCACCTGGGAGGTACTCGTGATTCGAGCCCGAGGGCGCGCCAACGAGCCCGCCGTTGCGTGGCTGACGAACATGATGATCGCGGGCTGA